The region TCAGTCTTCAGCAGCGGAACTTTGCCCGTTGCCGAATGCTGTAGCAGCAACGCTCGGGTATCGGTCTGCCCCAGCCTGATCATCTGTTCTGTATACGTAACCCCCGCCAAATCCAGCGCCAGCGCGCCACGCAAGGACCAGGATGAGTGTAACTTGTCGCCAATGATCAGGTGGAAGCTCATAGGAAGGCACCTTCAGTCAACGAGGGAAAGCCGAATGAGACGACAATCACCAGCCGGTCGCGACAGCATCGACTGAACGGCCCGTGATTGTCGAGACGATTCAGGTACGGTATTCGGCGTTGATTTTCACGTATTCATGGGACAAATCCGTGGTCCAGATAGTTTCACTGCAGTCGCCACGACCCAGCTCGATCCGGATCGTGATTTCCTCACGGGCCATCACCGCAGAACCCTGCTCCTCGGTGTAGGTGGCCGCACGGGCACCACCACTGGCAATGCACACTTCACCGAGGAATACATCGATCTTGCTCACATCCAGGTTCGGGACACCGGCACGGCCGACAGCGGCGAGAATACGACCCCAGTTGGGATCAGAGGCAAACAGCGCCGTCTTGATCAGTGGTGAGTGGGCCACGGTGTAACCCACGTCCAGGCATTCCTGATGGTTACCGCCGCCGTTCACTTCCACGGTCACGAACTTGGTCGCGCCCTCGCCGTCACGCACGATGGCCTGGGCCACTTCCATGCAGACTTCAAGCACGGCCTTTTTCAGGGCAGCGAACAACGGGCCGCTGGCCTCGGTGATTTCAGGCAGGCTGGTCTTGCCGGTGGCGATCAACATGCAGCAGTCATTGGTCGACGTATCACCATCGATCGTAATGCGGTTGAACGACTTGTTAGCCCCATCGAGCAACAGGTTTTGCAGCACATCGCGGGAAACCCGGGCATCAGTAGCAATGTAGCCCAGCATGGTTGCCATGTTCGGACGAATCATCCCGGCACCTTTGCTGATGCCCGTCACGGTGACGGTGATACCGTCGTGCTCAAACTGACGGCTGGCCCCTTTGGGCAGGGTGTCGGTGGTCATGATCCCTGTAGCGGCCTGGGCCCAGTTGTTTTCCGAGAGGTCGTCCAGCGCTGCTTGCAACGCGCCTTCGATTTTCTCGACCGGCAATGGCTCGCCGATAACACCTGTGGAGTATGGCAACACGGCGCTGGCATCGACACCGGTCAACTCGGCCAGCTTGGCGCAGGTACGCGTGGCGGCAACCAGCCCGGGCTCACCGGTGCCGGCGTTGGCATTGCCGGTATTGGTCAGTAGGTAGCGGACTGGCCCCTGAACCCGTTGCTTGGCCAAATTAACCGGTGCTGCGCAAAATGCGTTCAGTGTGAACACGCCGGCAACGCTGGAGCCTTCGGCACAGCGCATCACCACCACATCCTTGCGTCCTGGACGCTTGATGCCCGCTGATGCAATGCCAAGTTCAAAACCGGCCACCGGGTGCAAAGTGGGCAAAGGACCAAGACCAACAGCCATGATGCGCTCCTAAATAAAATGTGCGCCGTCGAAAGAGGACGGTGAATTCAATGGTAAAACGCCGCGACGGCTAATGCCGGTCGCGGCGCAGGTGCTTCAGCAGTTGAAGCGGGCTTTAATTGATTTGCCCGTGGCAGTGCTTGAATTTTTTGCCCGAGCCGCAGTAGCACAGCTCGTTGCGACCCAGTTTCGGCTCGCTCCGAACAGGCTCGGCAGGTGTTGCAACCTCAGAGACATCGGCGCCTTCCAGCACTTCGCTCATGGCGTCGGGCTGATCAAGTCCAGGTGCGTCCGCATGCTGGAACTGCATGCGTGAAGCCAGCTCCTCAGCTTCCTGACGCAGACGAGCCTCTTCTTCGACCGGATCTTCACGACGAACCTGTACATGCGACAGCACACGGATCGAGTCGCGCTTGATCGAGTCAAGCAGCTCGGAGAACAGGTTGAACGACTCGCGCTTGTACTCCTGCTTCGGGTTCTTCTGCGCATAACCACGCAGGTGGATACCGTGACGCAGGTGGTCCATGGTCGACAGGTGGTCCTTCCACAGGTCGTCCAGTACACGCAGGACGATCTGTTTCTCGAACGTGCGCAGCGCATCAGCACCGGCCTGCTCTTCTTTCTCGTTGTAAGACGCGATCAGTTCAGCCAGCAGCTTCTCACGCAGGGTTTCTTCGTACAGGTGGTCATCTTCGTCGAGCCATTGCTGGATCGGCAATTTCACACCAAAGCCGCTTTCGATCGCGGCTTCGAGCCCTGTCACATCCCACTGCTCAGGCAACGATTGAGGCGGGATATGCGCGTTGATCGTGCTGTCGAGCACGTCCTTGCGGAAGTCAGCAATGGTTTCACCGATGTTGTCGGCAGCCAGCAACGTGTTACGCATGTGATAAATCACTTTACGCTGTTCGTTGTTGACGTCATCAAACTCCAGCAATTGCTTACGAATGTCGAAGTTGCGACCTTCAACCTTGCGCTGAGCCTTTTCAATGGCGTTGGTCACCATGCGGTGCTCGATCGCTTCGCCAGACTGCATGCCCAGGGCCTTCATGAAATTCTTCACCCGGTCAGAGGCGAAGATACGCATCAGGCTGTCTTCAAGCGACAGGTAGAAACGGCTGGAACCCGAGTC is a window of Pseudomonas taetrolens DNA encoding:
- the argJ gene encoding bifunctional glutamate N-acetyltransferase/amino-acid acetyltransferase ArgJ, which produces MAVGLGPLPTLHPVAGFELGIASAGIKRPGRKDVVVMRCAEGSSVAGVFTLNAFCAAPVNLAKQRVQGPVRYLLTNTGNANAGTGEPGLVAATRTCAKLAELTGVDASAVLPYSTGVIGEPLPVEKIEGALQAALDDLSENNWAQAATGIMTTDTLPKGASRQFEHDGITVTVTGISKGAGMIRPNMATMLGYIATDARVSRDVLQNLLLDGANKSFNRITIDGDTSTNDCCMLIATGKTSLPEITEASGPLFAALKKAVLEVCMEVAQAIVRDGEGATKFVTVEVNGGGNHQECLDVGYTVAHSPLIKTALFASDPNWGRILAAVGRAGVPNLDVSKIDVFLGEVCIASGGARAATYTEEQGSAVMAREEITIRIELGRGDCSETIWTTDLSHEYVKINAEYRT